The following coding sequences are from one Sphingobium sp. Cam5-1 window:
- a CDS encoding ArsR/SmtB family transcription factor: MNDTLSGGDRSAACDELFKALSDGTRRALLEYLVKEGEQSVHALTAVSEVSQPMVSRHLGKLRRARLVTARRAGRETYYAARVKGLAPVVQWMAIYGALWSQRFTALEELSEPA, translated from the coding sequence ATGAACGATACACTTTCAGGCGGCGACCGCTCGGCGGCATGTGATGAACTTTTCAAGGCGCTTTCTGACGGGACGCGGCGGGCTCTGCTGGAATATCTGGTGAAGGAGGGGGAGCAGAGCGTCCATGCTCTGACGGCCGTATCTGAGGTGTCGCAACCGATGGTGTCGCGGCATCTGGGGAAGCTGAGGCGTGCGCGTCTGGTGACGGCTCGCCGGGCGGGGCGCGAGACCTATTATGCGGCGCGGGTGAAGGGCCTGGCTCCGGTCGTGCAATGGATGGCGATTTACGGGGCGCTGTGGTCGCAACGCTTTACCGCTTTGGAAGAATTGAGCGAGCCTGCCTGA
- a CDS encoding site-specific DNA-methyltransferase, which produces MGVMERVAPRRKRAVAPIEKEAVNVPANCLLRGDCIVEMAKLPDACIDMIFADPPYNLQLGGDLFRPEGGRVDAVDNDWDKFDTLSSYDRFTKAWLAQARRILKPNGSIWVIGSYHNIFRVGTALQDEGFWILNDIIWRKSNPMPNFKGTRFTNAHETLIWASQGEDAKYTFNYKAMKTLNDELQMRSDWVLPICGGQERLKRNGTKAHPTQKPEALLYRVLLACTKPGDVVLDPFFGTGTTGAVAKRLGRKWIGIEREDSYIEVAMERIEAALPLDESALTIMQSAKSQPKVAFGTLVETGYLQPGAILTDAKRRWQATVRADGSLSVGTDTGSIHKMGATLQNAPSCNGWTFWHHEVDGALKPIDTLRQTYLLANEP; this is translated from the coding sequence ATGGGTGTCATGGAACGCGTCGCACCGCGGCGTAAAAGGGCGGTTGCGCCGATTGAAAAAGAGGCGGTCAACGTCCCGGCAAACTGCCTGCTGCGCGGCGACTGCATCGTCGAAATGGCAAAGCTGCCCGACGCTTGCATCGACATGATCTTCGCTGATCCGCCCTATAATCTTCAGCTAGGCGGCGACCTGTTCCGTCCCGAAGGCGGCCGGGTGGATGCCGTCGACAATGACTGGGATAAATTCGACACGCTCAGCAGCTATGACCGCTTTACCAAGGCATGGCTGGCGCAGGCCCGCCGTATCCTGAAGCCCAATGGCAGTATCTGGGTCATCGGCAGCTACCACAACATCTTCCGCGTCGGCACCGCCCTTCAGGACGAAGGCTTCTGGATTCTCAACGACATCATCTGGCGCAAGTCCAACCCCATGCCCAATTTCAAGGGCACCCGCTTCACCAACGCGCATGAAACGCTGATCTGGGCCAGCCAGGGTGAGGACGCCAAATATACGTTCAACTACAAGGCGATGAAGACACTCAATGACGAGCTGCAAATGCGCTCCGACTGGGTGCTGCCAATCTGCGGCGGGCAAGAACGGCTGAAGCGCAACGGGACAAAGGCGCACCCGACGCAAAAGCCCGAAGCCCTGCTCTATCGCGTGCTTCTGGCCTGCACCAAGCCCGGCGACGTCGTGCTCGATCCCTTCTTCGGCACCGGCACCACCGGCGCGGTCGCCAAGCGTCTCGGCCGCAAATGGATCGGCATCGAACGCGAAGACAGCTATATCGAAGTCGCGATGGAGCGCATCGAAGCCGCCCTGCCGCTGGACGAATCCGCCCTCACCATCATGCAAAGCGCCAAGAGCCAGCCCAAGGTCGCCTTCGGCACGCTGGTCGAAACCGGCTACCTTCAGCCCGGCGCTATCCTGACCGACGCCAAGCGCCGCTGGCAGGCCACCGTGCGCGCGGACGGCTCGCTCAGCGTCGGCACAGACACGGGTTCGATCCACAAAATGGGCGCAACCCTGCAAAATGCGCCCAGCTGCAATGGCTGGACCTTCTGGCACCATGAAGTCGACGGCGCCCTCAAGCCCATCGACACGCTGCGCCAGACGTACCTGCTGGCAAACGAGCCATGA